tgttcgcaatacatagtccgcaaaagtttttacataaataaaaattgtccagtCCACTAATaagcccacttattaaatacatctgcaaaatacatcggtctgtgatcaatcatatttcagaccaaaattcgattacttatataaaaactcacaatagcttaaatcgataataacttggtaaataagcgtttaatcatgaaaaggagctcgatctgtgatcactcatatttctcaacaaaaatcgattttttatataaaaactcaaaatatctaaattcgctaataacttggcaaataatgctagatctgtgatcactcatttttcagaccaaaattcgatttcttatataaaaactacatgtattctgttgttccaagacttaggtttttgacaacatacttaggttctttgtctctcagtagcggttctatgtatattttattctatgtcttatatgaatgaaaattatcattcaataatacgttttttttcttttaaactatttttacccttttctcACAAATTCATTAATCGAACACAAGTATTtctttaacttggacaggacaacgtctgtcgggccagctagttgataataaattgcatgcaatttatgtaaaaaacgttaaaattgttGAAAGGAGGCAAGGTAtatggagcttctgaagagtaaatatatgcattttatataagtattttgtatttgtgaaaacCTTTGGACTTGaagattattattttataaagttttagcacgtcatttacattaaaaactaaaaaattataataataattttcaatgaacaaaaatataacatttgtattaatgttaaattttaaatgttaaagaaatcataacaaaatttaaaactaattagacctaaatgtgtttaaatcactggtattataatttttcccattttttattttcaaaaaacaaaaatcttaaaacgGAGAAAATGTGTTTTAAGTGATCCACAATTTATTTTCCACGCTTTAGTTCTTTTCCGGattacataaaaattatataaagatCTTTTGAACTGAAAGAGATGAAACCTAcacatgtaaacatatttttgtagaccttcccaagcactatttatattttaaatttcagctcattgggaacataaattgagttttggcgattttataataaaaatgtgagACCAGAGGTGACCAACCTTGAGGGGATAGCCCCATTCTGCCTACGAAGCTGAAAAacttcccgagataccgaattatttaaaaaaacagtttttatccACTATCAAATGTAATACCCAATAAAATGTAATACTTTATGGATTTTTAAGCatgaattttcaaacatttaacaCTATTTCACACAACTAAAAATTTAACCTACAACTAAAccataatttgtattaaatttcatatattacATCATTGAATTTAGTAAATATTCATACATTCTATAACAAGATTTTCcgtaaaaaatttggaattatttatttttgtttcaagattaaaatttcatacatacaaaatattctaGAGAGTCCTTTACGATCTGAAGCACAAACGATTTTTATTCACGAAAacattttggataaaaaaaatattttaaaaatttactgtaGACTGCAGTCTAATACTTGAGACCGTGAACACTGCTACTAATTTCTAAGagaggtataaaaaataatatcattTATCTGCTTAAGtcgttattaaattattttcaattatgaCTTGTATTATTCGCATGCAATCTCTTTGTCTGGCCGATGTGTTGTCAACCAGTTGTTCAATAAATTGGCTGGTTTCGATTTTCGTATTGGGTGGTACGTCTTGGGTGCACGATATGTACTTGTTGAAAATTTCCGTATTCAAAGAGGTTGAGCGATAACTTTCATCACGCTGCAGTAGCTTACTAAGCGCTTGAGCGGATGCTAAGAGTTTAGTTTTGGTCTTTTGATAGGCGTGTAGTTCTTGTAGATTCATGTAATCGGTACTTGAGATATCGATTGTATGTGATGTTTTATCATCTGGCGGAGAACTAATGGGCTTTTTTGACAGCAGCATGCGTATGTGATTTTTGCGTTCCGACACGAAATTTCCCAGTAAATAACCTGAAAAGATATgtgtgaaaattttgttaattagttTTACTTGTATTTagtgggggatttcatgtcaagtgaaccaatttttggaatcgatgtcttccgatcgagatgtaattcagacacaactctctgagttagagggggtcaagatttgacattttggccaaactggTGTTTCTTCTCATGAATTTAACTTATTacatattgttcttagcaaaatgtgtcccaaatagtatagatacatacatagctatttcttcaatattataaatatattgaagtaatagctaattttgtttatatataaatataaaaaaattaaaaaaaaaataaaaaaattgttaatattttttttccgaaatcaaaaacttttttgaatttttttctaaagaaagcttagatattttccttgaagacctatttggtcgctttgtggatgcgagttggatatctatcaaaataaatgttttgtaactcaaaacataaaatttttgagtttttttgaaaaattaaaaactttgttgacttttttttaatgtcggAAGacaccgatttcaaaaattggttcacttgtaTGTATAATTAGCATTTATCATGCAACTTCGTTGCAACTTCAAAAAAGAAGATTTCAGTTAATTTCGTTTAAAACTATGTACTATGTACTATTTTAGACGTGCACAATTACGATCAGATGCAGAGAGAAAGCTTTCAGAACCTGGCGTTATAACAAAAATGCTACGCAAAATGGTGAGAACTTCATGTGTCGATGTGCGGATACGTCAAGGAACGCGAAATGGTTCATCGACATGGCGGTTGGGGCCATGCTATTGCGAGATGATCGAAAGAATTCTGTGAATTTCTGCACTAATGATCACTGGTGCTTTACGTAATATTTTATAGCTAACTTAGTTTGTTATGATGAACTGTCGGGGTATGGTGGTCTGGGATTACCTCTTTTGAATCGATTGTTGGCGGGTCACATCATTTGAGGGATAACTATATCCACACACAGTTCCAAGTCTGCGCCTGGGATGGGTGGAGGCTTTTATGTTCCCCGATTTCGGAAGGTGGTTTGTGTTAATCTTCATGATCAATGTAGAGCAATTCAGTCTGAGTTTTCGGCCATCCAAAGGGCGGTACAATGATTGATGGGGACTTTTTCTGCATGACCTTGCGGATCTATCGAGGGATGATATTACGAGGATGGATTCGTTTATTAATCCATCGGGTTGTTTCAGCACCGAATCGAACACCGACATTTGAGGGACCAGATTTGAGGGATCGGAACATGAAATTTAAGGGTATCATAAAGGGACTAATCCATGGACACAAGTGAGCTGGTGTAAATGGCCCTAAAAATTATCATCCAATAGAAATTAATTCTTCACTTCCTAAAGAGTCCAATAATTTACTTGCGATGCGTCGAAAGCCAGGCAAATCTGGGACACTCCCAAAGAGTGTCCCAGATTTGCAAGCCTTTTTATCGTCGTTTCATTCACTGTTTAGgaggaaacaaaaatatttacaaggtGTTCGGTAGAGTCTCAAATGCTGCACTTTTATCgagtattataataataaattcattaGATTTATATCAAGCTTTATACGAGTTGTTAGAGGCGATCTCGTTGGACGATTTTAAGCTTGAACAGAGGTACCGGTACATTTTGTAGTTTCTTGTCTGTGTTGAGGAGAGTGCGAAGCTACTTATCGGTGATAGTAGGATATCGATTGACTCATTGCAACATCTATCGCAATGtaggttgtgtttcactgttctgtCGATACTACAATGCTGAGAGTAGGTTTGTTTGTTCGCGATATCTGAATGTTCACAAACACTACACCATCTATCCTTCCTCTCATATATTATTTTTCTAGTTTCAATACACTTCATCCCCTGAGTACATATCAaagcaaaaaaatctaaatattgaaattgcaaacttaattttttttgtttaaaagtattcaaaGTGAAACATGCGATTCTAACGTGtttgtcaaaaaatatatttcactttTGGGTTATTTACAATGTTTGGCCGAGTCTGACCCGGGTAGTTCTGGATGGAAGATCCAATTTTTAAGTAAGTAATAAGATCTTTTatcacatatttaaaaatagtgcGAAAAAACCTATCTTggctatttttattgttattataaaatcaaaaataatttaaagcttttaatttagcaaaatacttaaaaaatcaCTTTATATGTAACTCTACTCACCCGATATCAGCGTAAAAAATCCAATTGTTACCACCAAAATTATGCAGGTCCGTTTAGTGACATATTTCCGATATTCGGACACATTATTGGCACGTACTGCTGTTTCATAACTTAGTACCtgatgcatttttccccttgtttAATCTTtccaataattattttataaatattgtatcAGTTCTTTGTGGAtaaattgctgttgttgttgatttttctgCTGTTGCTTTGTTATATCATGTTGCATAAAAAATTACatctatttttatttagttgggCTTTAGATGCACTTGTTAACACTGCTGTGATGCACTAAGAAGAGCGGCAACATGTTTAGTCTTTATTGGAAGTTTGTTGTTTTGGTTCAactacaataaattaaatttgtttgcgtTAAGAATTTTATACAATAGTTTACTTTCATGTAGCTATACTGACGTGTACAAatataatacatataaaaaaatatttaacgtgAATGTACgcgaaataatatttaaataaacaaaataaatagaaataaacgTATTGATTAAATATAAATCATAATATATAGcgcgaattaaattttttttttctttctggtGCTTGTTTTTCTTTATCTCTACAAATATAGATCACACGtcctaaaaaataaatagagaatattcttcatatgtatgtatgtgtctgTGAATGTAAAGTAAACAAGAGTTGATGACAGCTTGTATTTGAGCGCCAAACCAAGTAATCGCTCTCGTTCATTGTCCCCCGCTTTTTTTATGAAAGAAAATTTGTCATTGACAGCTGCTGATACAAATATGATAAGAAACAGTAATTATTTGATAGCGCCTGAAAGTATGCCTAATAATTCACCCCCTAAAGTAAAACCATAGAATCGGAACAATACCTAAGAATGGGCAGCCTGAttattgtgcacaaatatcacAAATACAAGTGGGAATTGATAGGTACATTACCGTATTGAAATGAGGACGTAGCCCAAAATCCTAAAAACGcccaatttacataaaatatttattgcatcgtaaaattatgGTAGAAGAGCCATATAAGAGATCAGGAATCCTCCCATTAAAAATTctatagttgcttccgttaaCCTTTTGGACGAGTTGGTCCACTTAtgcttaaaatcggacatgtcctgggatacctttcctgtgtgatttacttgtttttttaccTTTCCACAGGCTGAAGTTCTGGGCAGTTGGGTAGATTTGACTCCCGTGGTACAAACTTGACactattgtttgaataccaaatcgggccagaaatGTGATGGCAATCTATGCTGTTTTAGGAAAggtaaaaatcgtttttgtagacactccctaatatatatttatgggtTTATCGTGCCTTATGTTACAAATGATTGACTTATTTTGCCATAACTGCAAATGACTTGATaaacaagaaacttcttggggaattttaTCCATCAGTACATAAATGAAACTTATCACACAacaggtttatttatttttttaaaattttcctcaattttttcgctcgttcttttgcttctaagttctttaaaGCATTTTGAAGCGCAcagaatcagagcatttaactttacgagctgcttttctgatagaagtatTCGGTTCTCTTAGTgggtgctgtggcttaattggttagcgcgtttgatcattaagtatgatatggtatttgtggcctgggttcgattcgcagccaatcaacaacatcagtttataataattattagtttactaatctATATACATAGATTAATTAATCTATATACATtagattatataaaaattaaatggtccatgtatgtaatgtcatcacgtgagaacggctggagcgattttgctgatttttttatacccttcaccatgagtggcaagggtatatataagtttgtcattccgtttgtaatttccacatttttcatttgcgaccccataaagtatatatattctggatcgttatagatagcggaatcgatatagccatgtccgtctgtccgtctgtccgtctgtgtgttgaaatcaactttccgaagcccccaaataacatacatacatgattcatatatcaatatctccggaattcttccggctcggttgctatttaaaatcgagaaaatcggtccacaaatggctgagatataaggaaaaaaccaggacaacctcgattttttacctatttttgacctatatctggattactaagtcattaatatagacaatatggatatctaatgatagatatttcagagacctttgcatcgacgtatataagtccatagtaagttggacctgggctgagatataaccaaaaaaaccaaaacacaatgtaatttgttattgttttccatgacgtcatgcaaatatatgtataataacaaacaaatctttatttgtatgtatgtatgtatgtgtttttttgtcaatcttcagcaatgcgaatttatataccaggtggtgtcgattctacaacaagtataacatttacaaaaacaacttgcaatttgtttttgtttatgtggtttaagctgtcaaagtttgcctgttgtttgtgttacttttacgtttgttgtagcattcgccgcaacaatcacaggataattgacagctcaaacagcattaatcagctgtgctatcaacaccagctagtatataaattcgcattgagagagagctttttataatgtgttctcaaaagagcaactctctcacgcgtacacagaaccagtgttgctatatgttttttgaagaaaactttttatttcttagtacatactaaaattacaaaacccaattcgtacatatatgagataatttatgtgaatttggtgctggagacactttcaatatattcaaatcaatctccccatttcgtgaatgaatttggggactatcattttgaaatcatcggttcaacttattgatatcaatattccaaaaaaaatatttttttaaaaataaaactttttgcgtctcaaaaaccttgctaaaaagggaaaacttaacatatggtaacactgcacagaacacatattgtacaaaaacaacaaccacgttgtttgagcacgttgcttttgcgcttatttcatttttgttgttgtttgttgctattgtcaacaaataattgagcaacgcaaccactcccagcaaggcgaatctatagaaggtgacgacagaactacaacatgtacaaaaacaacaggtactttgtttttgttaaaagatagtcgaactgtcaaagttgcctgttgttgtttttgcttttgggtttgttgtatttttcgccacaacaatcacaagtgaattgacagttcacttgtctaaacaattcgccttgactcccatattgttattctatttttttagccgtttttaaacatgaaagtaaataacaaacatttcagaaaaagctttttgttcgattgttgtgtttaattcttttaatacccttcatcataagtggcatggctatatacatatgtatatgtaaatttgtcattccgtttgcaatttctataaaattttatgaaatttcaacagattatgtaaacgattctatatttgatttgctgttacggttccatatgtgttctcctattttaagatttacttttaatcttatatacagggatggaaaattatatttttgttccgtattaaaatagtattaaaaaattactttcttcatcaccagagtacttaaaattttaatattactgtagctttatgttgtaaacagtcgtctgttatcacaaaattgtctatagaaagtgctgttgaatacgagattttctatagaaaatgctgttataatagacaagatttttaaagaaaatgctgtttttcatacgattttctatagaaaatactgttatacacaacatgtccaaaaaatatagttatacacaagattttctatagaaaattattttattttctatagaaaaatgttacactcaagattttcaacagaaaatatcgttatacttaagattttctacagcaaatattgttatacacaagattgtttatagaaaatattggtctacgcaagacttgctatagaaaatattgttctacgcaagatttgctatagaaaatattgttctacacaagattttctatagaaaatattgttctacacaagattttctatagaaaatattgttctacacaagattttctatagaaaatattgttctacacaagattttctatagaaaatattgttctacacaagattttctatagaaaatattgttctacacaagattttctatagaaaatattgttctacacaagattctctataaaaaatattgttctacacaagattttctatagaaaatattgttctacacaagattttctatagaaaatattgttctacacaagattttctatagaaaacattgttctacacaagattttctatagaaaatattgttctacacaagattttctatagaaaatattgttctacacaagattttctatagaaaatgttgtcctacactagattttctatagaaaatgttgtcctacactagattttctatagaaaaaatcgtcatacacaagatactcaagattttctatagaaaatattgttctatacaagattttctatagaaattatcgtcatactcaagattttctatagcaaatattgttatactcaagattttctacacaaaatattttctatagaaaatattgctctacacaagattttcgatagaaaatattgttatagacaagattttctacagaaaatattgttatacacaagattttctacagaaaatattgttatacacaagattttctacagaaaatattgttatacacaagattttctacagaaaatattgtcatacacaagattttctatagaaaatgttgttctacacaagattttctatagaaaatatcgtcatacacaagattttctatagaaaatattgttatagacaagattttctatagaaaatattgttatagacaagattttctatagaaaatattgttatagacaagattttctatagaaaatattgttatagacaagattttctatagaaaatattgttatagacaagattttctatagaaaatattgttatagacaagattttctatagaaaatattgttatagacaagattttctatagaaaatattgttatagacaagattttctatagaaaatattgttatagacaagattttctatagaaaatattgttatagacaagattttctatagaaaatattgttatagacaagattttctatagaaaatattgttatagacaagattttctatagaaaatattgttatagacaagattttctatagaaaatattgttatagacaagattttctatagaaaatattgttatagacaagattttctatagaaaatattgttatagacaagattttctatagaaaatattgttatagacaagattttctatagaaaatattgttatagacaagattttctatagaaaatattgttatagacaagattttctatagaaaatattgttatagacaagattttctatagaaaatattgttatagacaagattttctatagaaaatattgttatagacaagattttctatagaaaatattgttatagacaagattttctatagaaaatattgttatagacaagattttctatagaaaatattgttatagacaagattttctatagaaaatattgttatagacaagattttctatagaaaatattgttatagacaagattttctatagaaaatattgttatagacaagattttctatagaaaatattgttatagacaagattttctatagaaaatattgttatagacaagattttctatagaaaatattgttatagacaagattttctatagaaaatattgttatagacaagattttctatagaaaatgttgttctacacaagattttctatagaaaatgttgttctacacaagattttctatagaaaatgttgttctacacaagattttctatagaaaatgttgttctacacaagattttctatagaaaatgttgttctacacaagattttctatagaaaatgttgttctacacaagattttctatagaaaatgttgttctacacaagattttctatagaaaatgttgttctacacaaggttttctatagaaagtgttgttctacacaaggttttctatagaaaatgttgttctacacaagattttctatggaaaatgttgttctacacaagattttctatagaaaatg
The nucleotide sequence above comes from Calliphora vicina chromosome 1, idCalVici1.1, whole genome shotgun sequence. Encoded proteins:
- the LOC135957961 gene encoding uncharacterized protein LOC135957961; this encodes MHQVLSYETAVRANNVSEYRKYVTKRTCIILVVTIGFFTLISGYLLGNFVSERKNHIRMLLSKKPISSPPDDKTSHTIDISSTDYMNLQELHAYQKTKTKLLASAQALSKLLQRDESYRSTSLNTEIFNKYISCTQDVPPNTKIETSQFIEQLVDNTSARQRDCMRIIQVIIENNLITT